The following is a genomic window from Sedimenticola thiotaurini.
CTGGGCGAGCGGTGAACAGCAGGGGAGTGTGGTGGCGCACTACCGGGATGGCAGCTTCCTGCTGGAACTGCCCGGCGGCGACTGCCTGGTGTCCGGGGAATTGCTGGAGAATGGTGATCTGCTGGCGGATCTGGCGGGACGTCGTTTCAAGGTGGCGGTAATCAAGCACGATCAGGAACTGACCATCCTGCACCAGGGGCGCTCCTGGCAGCTGCTGCTCTCCGACCCACGTCTGGAGGCGCTGGAAGGTGAAGGGGCTGGCGGCAGCCTGGTGGCACCCATGACCGGTAATGTTATCGCCATCCACGTGCAGGAGGGCGATGCGGTGAAGCAGGGTGATGCGGTGATGATCGTCGAGGCGATGAAGATGGAGCACACCATTACCGCCCCGGCCGACGGCACGGTGAAAGAGGTGCGTTTTGCCGTTGGCGATCAGGTGCAGGATGGCGAACCACTGCTGGTGATCGAGTAGTGGATGGTGTTCAAAGGTAAAGACCGCAGAATCAGTTAGTCGAAAGGTCATCACCGGACAGATAACCCCGGGTCGCTGAGCAGGCCCATACAGGGCACGGCAGAGGAGCAACTATGCAACTACCCCAACAGGTAAAGATCGTCGAAGTGGGGCCCCGGGACGGACTGCAGAATGAGTCCGCCTCGGTGCCGGCGGAGATCAAACTGGAGTTGATTCAAAAACTTGAACAGGCCGGTTTGTCGGTGATCGAGGCGGGTAGTTTTGTCTCCCCCAAGTGGGTGCCCCAGATGGCCTCCAGCGCGGAAGTCTACCAGTCCATTGAACAGAAACCGGGTGTCAGCTATCCCATGCTGGTGCCCAATCTACGTGGCCTGGAGAGCGCGCTGGCGGTTGGCGTAGAGGAGATTGCCATCTTCGCAGCCGCTTCCGAGAGCTTTACCCGGAAGAATATCAACTGTTCGATCGATGAGAGCATTACCCGTTACGGCGACGTGATGGAGCAGGCCCGGCAACACAATCTCAGGGTGCGGGGTTATGTCTCCTGCGTGCTGGGATGCCCCTACGAGGGGGCGATAGCCGTCGAACGGGTCGCCGAAGTGGCCCAGCGGCTGTATGAGATGGGCTGCTATGAGATCTCCCTGGGCGATACCGTGGGTGTCGGCACTCCGGTCCAGGCGCAGCAGATGATCGACGCAGTGGCGGAACGGGTGCCGATGGAGAGACTGGCGGCCCATTTCCATGACACCTATGGCCAGGCGCTGGCCAATCTGTTTGCCGTGTTGCAGCGGGGTGTGAGCGTCATTGACAGCTCGGTCTCCGGGCTGGGGGGGTGCCCCTACGCCAAGGGTGCCTCGGGAAATGTGGCCACCGAAGATGTGCTCTATATGCTCAACGGAATGGGTATAGAGACCGGCGTCGATATGTCGAAGCTGGTAGAGGCGGGCCGCTTTATCAGCGACTTTCTGCAACGGCAGCCGGCCTCGAAAGTGGCCCGGGCCCTGATAGCCGCCGATTGACTTTCCGGCCCAGTCCAGTGACCGGGCCAAGCCTCTGACAGAGGATATCCGTTGCAGGGCAGTCCCGCCCGCACAGGACAAAACAATAACGGGACATGATTACAAAAATTCAGAGAGGAGATAGAGATGTCCGATAAGCCGATCAGCCGTTTTCCCATACCCGATATCAACGCACTGCCCGAGGATATCAAAGCCACCATACTGGGCGTGCAGGAGAAATCGGGCTTTATTCCGAATATTTTTCTCGTCCTGGCCCATCGTCCGGACGAGTTTCGTGCCTTCTTTGCGTACCATGATGCCCTGATGGAGAAGGAGAGCGGGCTCACTAAAGGTGAGCGGGAGATGATCGTGGTGGCCACGTCCAGCGCCAACCAGTGCATCTACTGTGTGGTGGCTCATGGCGCCATTCTGCGCATTCGGGAGAAGAATCCACTGATCGCGGATCAGATCGCGGCGAACTATCGCAAGGCGGATATCTCACCCCGTCAGAAGGCGATGCTCGATTTTGCCGTCAAGGTGTCCCAGTGTGGCCATGCAGTGAGTGATGCGGACTACGAGCTGCTGCGCAGCCACGGTTTCAGCGATGAAGATATCTGGGATATCGGTGCCATCTCCGCCTTCTTCGGGCTATCCAACCGCATGGTCAATCTCACCAACGCGCGAACCAACGATGAGTTCTATCTACTGGGACGGGTGCCGAAACAGGATAAGCCGGCGACTTGAAAAAGAGCCGGGGGATATGGCCCCATGATCAGTTGTGCCCAACACGACTATGTGGAGATCGCTTGCCTCTACAGGATGGGAGTTATCCTGACCCTGCGTTCGGGGGAAGTACTCAGGGGGATCGCTGTGGATACGGCAAGAAACCAGGCCGGGGAGGAGTGTCTCAAGCTGAGTACCGGATCTGCGGAGGCGCTGGTGGTACTGGATCAGGTGCGGCAGATGGAGGCCGCTGAGGAGAATCCGCATTTCGCTACGGTGGATTTCTGAATCCCATCTGATTTAACTCTCCACCTGCTCTGGCGCCTGGTTGAGGTCCGCCGCACGAGGGCTGCTGTTGGGACCGGGGCTGATCAATGGTGGAAGAAACTTCTCCAGTCCTCCGGCCAATAAAGGGTTGTTGATCCGGCGGCCCAGGCAGTAGAATTCACCGGGTGTGTTTGCGGTTGTATCCACAACTACCATGGCCGGAAGCCGCGAAGGATCACGCTTTGAATAAAGTCGCAGGGAGGATTGCCGTGGGAGCGGGTGGAATTTACTCGGAGATATACGCCAGTCTGGCATCTAACCAGTCGCTGTTTCCCTCTCTTCCAGAGACCACGATTCGGTTGCGGACCCTGCTTGGTCAGTCCAACTGCGATATCCCGGCTGCGGCCAAGCTGTTGCAGTCTGACCCCGGTCTGTCAGCCTTTATTCTCCGGGTAGCCAACAGTGCCGGTTACCTGTCACGGGTACCGCCCAAGGATCTGGAGAGTGCATTGCGAAGAATCGGTCTGAGCGCTGCATCCCGTCTGGCGACCACTTTTTTTGTCCGCTCATCTTTCCGTTCCCCGGACCCTGTCATTAACAAGGTGTTGCTGCAGGCCTATCGTGAATCCACCACGGTCGCTGTGATCAGTCACGTGCTGGCGGGCAGAGTGAGGGGTATTGATGCCAGTAAAGCCATGCTCGCCGGTCTGCTGCAGGATATTGGATTACCACCGATCCTGATCCGGCTTCGGGAGCGCAAGGATATCTTCGACGATATCGACAGACGGCGGGATGCGGTGGACAAGTTGGCGCCTCTGGTGGGTGTGCTGATTCTTAAACAGTGGAAGTTTGACGAAGAGCTGATCGAGGTGGCCCGAAGCCGTAAAGACTGGTGGCGGGAGGGGGGCAAAAAAGCGGATCTGAGCGATATCGTGTTGATCGCCAGACTCCACTCCATGATCGGCACGCCCCAGTTCAAGGAGGCGCCGGCATTTCAGGAGTTACCGGCCTTCGGTAAACTGCCGGTGGGTGAACTGACACCGGATAACAGTATCAGAATGCTGGATGAAGCCCGTGAAGAGATTGCCGGTCTGACGCAGATGTTGCAGGGCGTATAGCGCTGCGCCCCGCAGCCACTCAGGCCGGGGTGTCCGCGTGGGATTCACGGGCCGGGATCACCCCGTCGGGACTCAACAACAACTCCGCCTCGTTCGGTGGCAGTGGCCGGCTGAACAGGTAACCCTGCAGGTAGTCGCAACTGTGTTCCGCCAGAAAATCGCGCTGAAGTTGGGTTTCCACCCCTTCCGCGATCACTTTCAGGCCCAGATTGTGTGCCAGGGCGATTGTCGCCATGCAGATCTCGGCATCATTCCGATCATTCTCAATATCGCGGACAAAGGTTCTATCCAGTTTCAGGGTGTTGATCGGGAGCTTCTTCAGGTAGGCAAGGGATGAGTAGCCGGTGCCAAAATCATCAATGGCGAGACTCACCCCCAGTTCGCTCAGTCTGCTCAGCTGATTTATCGCCACTTCAGGATCTGACATGGCCGCTGTCTCGGTGATCTCCAGTTCCAGTTCCCCGTCCATGATCTGATAGGTTTCCATCGCTTCGTGAACCGTATCGATCAGATCGGCGGAGTGCAGCTGTTTGGCTGAGAGGTTGACGGAGACCTGGGGTGGTGTGTCGGTGGCCTGTTTCCATCGGGCCAGTTGTTGGCACGCCTTTCGGATCACCCATGCACCCAGGGGATGGATAATATCGGTCTCCTCGGCGATCGGGATAAAGCGGTCAGGTCCGATAAAACCCCGATCCGGATGATTCCAGCGAATCAACGCCTCCATACCCCAGATACGGTTCTGTTCCGTATCCACCTGGGCCTGGTAATAGAGCTCAAATTGCTCCTGCTCCAGGGCTGTGCGCAGCTGGTTTTCGAAATGGAGCCGCTCCTCGGAAGCGATCAGCAGGCTCTTTGTGAAAAACTGGAAATTCTTTCGGCCCTGGTCTTTTGCGTGATACATGGCGATATCACTGTTTTTCAACAGCTCTTGAATAGTGCTTCCATCATCGGGATAGATGCTGATGCCGATACTCGGGCTGCTGTTAAAAGTATTGTCATCGACCGTATAGGGTTCAGAGAGCTGCTCAATGATATACCTGGCCAGAGCCGGTACATAGATCATCTCCTTCAACCCGGTGAGTACGATGACAAACTCATCGCCACCGATCCGGGCGACGATGTCACTCTCCCGGATGCAGCCTTTCAGTCGATCGGCAACCTCGATCAACAGCTGGTCACCCACATGGTGTCCCAGGGAGTCATTGATATACTTAAACCGGTCCAGATCGATAAACAGCACCGCCAACTGCTGTTCATCCCGTTTGGCTGCCAGTATGGCCTGCTCCATCCGGCTCTCCAGGCTGAAGCGGTTGAGCAGCCCGGTCAGCATGTCGTAGTGAGCCAGGTGTTCGATCCGGGCTTCTGCGGCCTTACGGTCGGTAATGTCAGAGAAGCTGGCTATGTGGAAAATGACCTCGCCGTCGTCGTTGTGGATAGCGGATATTGCGGTCCACTTGGGATAGATCTCCCCCGATTTTTTTCTGTCCCACAGCTCGCCCTGCCAGAAACTGTCCCGTTGCAGGGCGTTCCACATTTCAAGATAGGTCTCTTCACTGGTTCTGCCGCCCGCCAGCATCTTCGGGTTCTTGCCCATAACTTCCGACAGCTCGTAACCGGTTTGTTGGGTAAAGGCGCTATTGGCGTTGATAATGCGGTTGTCCTTATCCGTGATCAGTATGGCTTCACCGCTGTTTTCGAAAGCATTGGCATAGATCTGCAGCGCTTCGGCGATCGATTCGGCGCTGCGTTTCGACATCTCAAGCTTGTTATGGGCATCGGCGACGTTTTTCGCCATCTCCAGCATGGCGCGGGTCAGTTGGCCGACCTCATCGTCGGCATTCAGGGTCAATGGGGCCGAGTAGTCACCCAGGGCTATTTTTCTTGACCAGACCAGCAGTTCAGAAAGTCGTTGAGTTACGTCCCGTATAACCACAAAGGCGATGAACAGCAGCAGGCTCCCACCCAGGATACCGATGGTTATGGTAATGAAAAGGTTGTGGGTTGCACCCGAGACCAGGGCGCGGCGGGAGTCTGCTATCGCGTCGAACTCCTGGCGAATCAACTGGGAGGTGATCTCCTTGATAAAGGGGATGTAGCCGGATTCCGTACTGCTGAGCTGGATAAAGGCCGCCTCTTTTTCAAAATCGGCACTCAGCTTGAGAACGTTCCGGGTCTCTTCAAAATAGTTTCGAAGAATGGTTGACAGCTGCTGGGCCGATGAACGGGCTGCCCCGTCGTCGGCAGCCGACAAATGGCTGGTGGCAAGGGTATTGGGCAGTAAGTCGATAAGAACCCGCCTGGTATCCTCCAGTTCCTGGCCGATCTGTTGCATGCTGAGGTAACTTTCCGCCGTCAGGTGGCGCAGGCAGAGCGCGCGATAGCGGGTGATCTGTTTCTCTATGTTCTCCAGGTTCCGAAGTCGGTCATTATCTTCGATATAGACCGTATCGATGGCGGTCACGGAGTCGTTTAGGTTGTGGGAAAAATAGACAGTGCCGAGCAGTGAGATGAGACCGATACTGAACATCGGGATGATCAGTTGCTGGTAGAGTGAAAAGTTTCTCAGCCTCTCAATCATACTTAAATCATGCTCATAGGGACTCCACAACGAATCCCGCTGTTTCGAATACCGCTTTAGCAGCATCGCTGTTTATGTAGTCAGCCAGTGCCATGGCGCCAGACATATCTGTTTCATTTTCCAGCGGTGCCATGTAGTAACGGATTGCCGGGTGCAGCGATGGATCGACCGGGTGCAGGATACGCAGTTGGGGGGTCAGGTTGGTGGCGAACAGTATGCCTACACTGTGCCCCCCTGATTCAGCCAATGTGTCGGCCAGCAGCGTGATATGTTTCTGTGTCGTGATCTTCTGTTTGACCTGCTCCCAGATACCGCTCTTCTGCATGGCCTGTTTCGCATAGCGACCGAACGGGGCGGTACCCGGATCACCGATAAAGATGGTTTTGACAGGGTCTGACATCAAATCCTTCCAGGTGTCAAATTTTAAAGGGCTGTTGGCAGGCGCACTGACCACCAGACGATTGCCCCAGGGACTGGCCACCTTATCGGCAGTCACCAGACCAGCTTTAATCATGTAATCCATCCACGCTCTGTTGGCCGAGATATAGATGTCAGCCCGAATAGCCCGTCCCCGGATCCCCTTGGCCAACAGTCCTGATGACTTACAGATGTAGCGGATATTTACAGCGTGGTTTTGCGAATACTGTTGGCCGACCGCTTTGATGGCATTACAGGTTGAATTTGCCGCCGCAATGGTAAGATCCTGCGCCTGGACGGCATTGATGGAGAGAGATGCGCAGATTGCCCATAGAGCCCCCCCGATCCTGCGTATAGGATTTGGCATAAGAGAAACCTGTCTGGTTTATGTTATTAGAATCGGACAAGTGATGCCCAGAGTCTACATGAATCGTGGGAGTTAAAGCTATTAAATCGGTGAACCAGCCAGCAGTAGTACTTTAAGGCAGATCGATCGATTTGGTGCAGAAAACCGGCACCGGCAGAAATCCAGAGTCATTCTGCTCGATGACGGGGGCGGGAGTTCAGGCAGCTGTTTCCTGTTTCCGTTGGCACTCCAGGAACACCGGCTGGCTGCACTGCTGACAGGTCTGGTGGTTCAGTTTGCGGTAGATAGCGCTGATGGCGTCGGTCTTATTATCGAAAAAGTATTGGGCGCCTATCTGTTTCAGATAACCCCCTTCAGCAAGAAACTGCCAGAGTTCATCTTTCAGACCGTAGACATACAGTCCCCCACCGGCTGCTTTGAGTCGTCTGGCCTCCTGAGTCAGCAGTTCCGCTCCCGCCATGTCGATATAGTTGATTCGGGTGGCGATCAGCAGGATGTGATTGACTCCGTAGCTGGCAGAGATCATCTGCAGTTTAAGCTGTAGATAGCTCACTGATCCGAAATAGATGGAGCGATCCACCCGTACCACCTTCAGTTGGCGGCACTCCGGCAACGGCTTGGTCTCGATATCGGTAAATGTGCGGCTCTTCTGGGTCTGATCCGGTGCCAGCAAGGTGACTTTGGGCTTGGAGGTCTTGGCCAGAAAAATAACCAGTGACAGCAGCACGCCGATATAGATGGCGAACTCCAGCTCCAGGAACAGGGTGGAAAAGAAGGTCACCAGAAAAATGGCGGATTCCGAGCGGCTGGTCTTGAAGATTGCCTGGATATGATGGAAATCCACCAGGTTATAGGCCACCAACAGGATGACACCCCCCATTGCAGCCACCGGCAGGTAGGCAGTCAAGGGGGCAATGAGCAACACGATGGCCATCAGGATGATGGCTGCAAAAATGGCCGACATGGGGGTCTGGGCCCCTGAATCGTAGTTGATGCCGGAACGGGTGAACGATCCGGAACCGGCGTAGCTGGAGAAAAAGCTGCCGACAATGTTGGACAGGCCCTGGCCCATGAACTCCTGGTTGCCATCAATGCGCTGGTTGGAGCGGGTGGCCACCGAGCGGGCGATGGATACCGCCTCTATCAGGCCCAGCAGGGCCACGGCGAACGCCTGAGGGGCCAGCATGCGAATGGTATCCATGCTGAACTGGGGAGTGGATAGAGGGGGTAACTGGGCCGGGATTTTACCTACCAGGGCAACCTGGTGGGACTCGGCCCCCAGGAACAGGGCGATCAGGGAACCGACAATCAGGCCCAGCAGCAGATGGGGCATTTTGCTGGACAGACGACGGCTGAACAGGGCCACGGTCAGGGTGGCAAGGGCAATCGCCAGAACATAGCCGTTGGTCTGGGTTATGTTCTGGAACAGATGCAGCCAGGTGTCTGCAAAGGAGTGGCCGCCGGCCAGTTCCACTCCCAGTACATGTTTCATCTGGCTGGTGGCGATCAGGATGGCGGCTGCCGCCGTAAATGCCACCACCACGGTGTGGGAGACAAAGTTGACCAGCGCCCCCAGACGCGCGACACCGAACGCGAACTGGTATATGCCGGCCAGAAAAGTCATGGTGAGTACCAGTTGAATAAACTCGGGTGTGCCCGGAGTGGCGTGTTGACTGATGGAAGAGAAGACCACGATTGAAATAGCGGTGGTCGGTCCGGAAACCAGGTGCCTTGAAGAGCCGAACAGGGCCGCGATGATCGGCGTGATCATGGCGGTGTAGAGACCGTACTGGGGCGGCATCCCGGCGATGGTGGCGAAGGCCACACCCTGCGGCAGCACCACCACTGCACCGGTTAATCCCGCCATCAGATCCTGCTGCAGGGTCCGGCGGGAAACACCGGGTAACCACTGCAGGAAAGGTAGCAGCAGTAACAGCCGTTGCGGAAGTGATGGCAGCCCTGCTGTTCCAGCGAAGGTGTTGGAGTTTCCGAATACTGTTTTCATTGTTTCATGTGCGCCCGTTCAAAACTGCCGCCATCGCAGACGATCTTGATGCCTCTGGTTGGTGGTGGGGATCTCTTTTCCAGAATGAATGAGCCACCATCAAATGACTGGTCGGGTTTCAGGATGGCTGGCGTAGCAGGGTTCAGTCTGTTTACCCGGTCGAGAACAGAGAAGCCTAACGTCACTGCCAGTAGCAGCAGGACGAACTGACCGGTGCTCAGTTCAAGCGCCGCCAGGATGATCAGTAGAGCCAGTAACCCGTAACGGACCGGGATGGAACGCAAGCCGTGGGGCAGGCGTGTATCGGGATGGGCATGAAGATACTGCATGATTGATCCTGCTGCATAATTGCTGTCTGACGGGATGGCGGGAGGCTCTGCCCCCGTCTTCCACTACCGCTGTTCCTGATCCGCTACAGCACCTCTCCGGCGATCCGGAAGATATCGGTCTGGCAGATAGTCAGCCCGATTCCTTATGGGCGCCGATTGAGTGAAGTGGGAACAAGAGGCCCCTCACGAAGTGGGAGGGGCAGGGGGATTACTACCCGGCATTTGCTCGTGACAAACCTTATCGGTTTGCTGGTATAGGGATTGGATAGAAAATGTTAAAGGAGTGTATAGGAGTGGGTTGTCAGTCTAATTACCCGGCAGCGGGGGCCAGGTTAAGCTGTGCCCGGGTACCACCATCCGGGTGGTTTTCCAGGGAGATATGCCAGCCTTCATGCTGACACAATCGCCATACCAGCGACAACCCCAGCCCTGCTCCACTGCTTTTATCACTCCGTACGTAGGGTTTAAACAGTTCAGACGGGTTGGCCTGCTCCAGTCCCGGACCGGAATCGGTGATGCAGAGCGTCTCATTATCCAGGGTGATCCGTATCTCGCCCTGTTCGGTAAAGCTCAGGGCGTTGCGTAACAGATTACCCACCACCATGGAGAGGATGGCATGGTCCACCCGCCTCTCTGATGGGTGCACCACCTCCAGTATGACCTCCACCGGTTTGTGACGGAACAGGGTGCGATAGCGCTCGATCACCTCTTCGATCACGCTCTGCAGATCCTCGTCGACAGATGGGCGATGGGAGTCACCCTGCTCCCGGGAGAGCGCCAGCAGAGCAGCGGATATCTCTCCCATCTCGGTGGCTGCACGGGAAATGCGGGTCACACGATTCCTGTTTTTCTCATCCAGTGTGGTATCCAGCATCATCAGCTCGGTGGCGCCATTGATCACCGCAATCGGGGTGCGCAGTTCGTGGCTGACATCCCCGGTAAACAGCCGTTCCCGTTCAATGAAATCGTGCAGTCGTTTCAGGTAGGTGTCGAAGTCGCCCGCCAGCTGGTGAATCTCCACCCAGGGGAACTCCCGGGCCAGAGTGGTGGGTTCATCTTCCGGGTGCAGTTGTGCCACCCGACGCGCCAGTTCGGTTACCGGCGCGATGATGAGCGCCGCCAGCCAACGTCCGGCCAGTGCCGATATGAGTGTCACCACCAGCACACTGGCGGATAGCAGGATCAGGAAACTGGTCTCCCGCTGGTGTAGTGCACTGGTGTCGTAGAGTACGACAAAGCGCTGTTCCTCTACCTCTCTGACAGCGGCGCGATAATCGGTGCTGTCTATTTTTACATTGTGGAATCCCGGTGCCAGAGTCCTGATCTCGTCGGGAATCGGGCGGGTGCCCCCTTCCGCCGCCACCACGTAGGCCCGGATGGTGGCGGTGTGTTCCGGCAGGGAGAAGGGGTTGCGTTGACGACGGGCTACGTAGTCATCCAGCTCCGCCGTCAGGGTCTCATCAATCAGGTGTGCTTCCAGATCGTGGGAGGCGAAATAGATCGTGGTGGCCAGTGCCAGGCTGACCACCGCGCCGAACAGGGCCAGGGTGATGGCCACCCGGTTGCGCAGTGTCCAGCTACCGGCCATCGGGCCCACAGAGCTGATAACCCATGCCACGAATGGTGTGTAGCAGGGGCGGTTCAAAATGGCGGTCGATAGCCGCGCGCAGGGCGTGCATATGGGCGCGCAGGGTATCACTGTCCGGTGGATCGTCTCCCCATATCTCCCGTTCGATCTCCATCCGGCGCACCACACCTGGTGAACGGCGCATCAGCAGGGCGAGTATTTTCAGCGGAATAGGGGCCAGCTCTATACGCTGACCATTGCGCTCCACGCGCAAAGTGTCGGGATCGAACCGCAGGTCTTCAACCTCCAGGCGGCGTTGGGCCATTTCGCTGCGGCTGCGTCGGGAGAGTGCCCCGAGGCGGGCGGCGAGTTCCGGTAGTGCAAAGGGTTTGACCAGATAATCATCGGTGCCGCTGGCGAATCCCTCCAGCTTGTCTTGCAGGGTGTCCCGGGCGGTAAGCATCAGCACCGGGGTGTCATGCCCCTCCCGACGCAACCGGCTGCAGACCTCCAGTCCGTCCATGCCCGGCAGGGTCAGGTCGAGGATGATGACGTCATAACTGTTATCCAGTGCGAACCCGAGACCACTCAACCCGTTATAGGCGATATCCACGATGTGCCCCTGGGATTCGAGAAACTCACACAGGTTCTCTATCAGGTCGGGATTGTCTTCAATCAGCAGCAGATACATGGGTTAACTTTACCACTCCTGTTTTCTCTTGGCATGGCTTTAACCATTCGGCAGACGCTCCCGATGCAGGTTCAGAACAGCGTCAGCTGGTCAGCAGTGATCCGTCTGAAGCTGTCGTCCAGAAAGTGCAGGATGCCGTCGGCCACCGGTTCTATCTGGCGGTCGATATAGTGCTGGTAGTCGATCGGGCTGCCGCTTCGGCCACTGAAATAGTGCTCCGCCGGTTCCGGGCCGTTCAGAGTGATCAGGTAACTGACCGTGCGTCCCGGTTTATCCAGCTTTCTGGCCGCCTGCACATGGGGCGGTACATTCCGCTGGTAGTCGTCCAGTTTGCGCCGCAACCGTTTCCGGTAGACCAGCTCCCGATCCAGCTCACCCCGTTTCAGCTGCTCTACTAGGTCGCTGATATAGGCTTCGTAGGGTTCCTGGAAAAAGATCCGCCGGTAGAGTTCGCGCTGAAAGCGCTGGGCCAGGGGGGTCCAGTCGCTGCGTACACTCTCCAGCCCCTTGAACACCAGCTCATACTCGCCCTGGACATTGCGGATGACACCCGCATAGCGTTTCTTGCTACCGGTTTCGGTGCCGCGGATGGTGGGCATGATGAACTGGATGAAGTGAGTTTCATACTCGATCTCCAGGGCCGACTGAACGCGAAACTCCCGGGCGATGGTGTCGTTCCACCAGCTATTCAGCTCCCGGGCCAGCTGGCGCCCGGTTGCATCGGCCCGGGCCTCATCGTAGCCCTCGCCGAGCAGCACAAACACCGAGTCGGTATCACCGTAGATGACCGGATAACCGGCCGCCTCCAGCCAGTCGCGGCTGCGGGTGATGATTTCGTGGCCACGCCGGGTGATGCTGCTGGCGAGTCGGGGATCGTAGAAACGGCAGCCGCTGGATCCGAGCACGCCGTAGAAAGAGTTCATGATAATCTTGATTGCCTGGGAGAGTGCCTTGTCCTGGCGCCGCTTGGCCTCGTCCCGGCTGGCCCAGAGCCGGGAGATGATGCCCGGCAGTAGATGGCGTTCCCGGGCGAAGCGGGCCTCCAGGAAGCCGGGGATCG
Proteins encoded in this region:
- a CDS encoding response regulator transcription factor; this encodes MYLLLIEDNPDLIENLCEFLESQGHIVDIAYNGLSGLGFALDNSYDVIILDLTLPGMDGLEVCSRLRREGHDTPVLMLTARDTLQDKLEGFASGTDDYLVKPFALPELAARLGALSRRSRSEMAQRRLEVEDLRFDPDTLRVERNGQRIELAPIPLKILALLMRRSPGVVRRMEIEREIWGDDPPDSDTLRAHMHALRAAIDRHFEPPLLHTIRGMGYQLCGPDGR
- a CDS encoding sensor histidine kinase translates to MAGSWTLRNRVAITLALFGAVVSLALATTIYFASHDLEAHLIDETLTAELDDYVARRQRNPFSLPEHTATIRAYVVAAEGGTRPIPDEIRTLAPGFHNVKIDSTDYRAAVREVEEQRFVVLYDTSALHQRETSFLILLSASVLVVTLISALAGRWLAALIIAPVTELARRVAQLHPEDEPTTLAREFPWVEIHQLAGDFDTYLKRLHDFIERERLFTGDVSHELRTPIAVINGATELMMLDTTLDEKNRNRVTRISRAATEMGEISAALLALSREQGDSHRPSVDEDLQSVIEEVIERYRTLFRHKPVEVILEVVHPSERRVDHAILSMVVGNLLRNALSFTEQGEIRITLDNETLCITDSGPGLEQANPSELFKPYVRSDKSSGAGLGLSLVWRLCQHEGWHISLENHPDGGTRAQLNLAPAAG